In Phacochoerus africanus isolate WHEZ1 chromosome 2, ROS_Pafr_v1, whole genome shotgun sequence, one DNA window encodes the following:
- the LOC125120709 gene encoding LOW QUALITY PROTEIN: olfactory receptor 5M11-like (The sequence of the model RefSeq protein was modified relative to this genomic sequence to represent the inferred CDS: inserted 1 base in 1 codon), whose protein sequence is MFLVKKVPITNASALTEFILLGLTYCPELQPLLFMLFLVIYLVTILGNLGLMVLIQLDPRLHTPMYLFLTNLAFVDLCYTSNATPQMLTNLFSEKKTISLAGCFAQCYTFIALLLSELYMLAAMAYDSYVAICDPLHYSVKMSRCVCLCLATFLYAYAFSNGXFQAILTFCFTLCRSNVIHHFYCADPPLINFLADTYVKEHAMLISAGFDLSNSLTITPVSYDFIIATVHRIKSAEGRHNAFSTCGSHMMGVTLFYGTLFCMYVRPPIEQTVEESKIIAVFYTFVSPLPYPLIYSLWNKDVKQALKRVLSRNVVTKTAMPPIFNKP, encoded by the exons ATGTTTCTGGTGAAGAAAGTGCCCATCACCAATGCCAGTGCACTGACAGAATTCATCCTCCTGGGGCTCACATATTGCCCAGAACTCCAGCCTCTCCTCTTTATGCTGTTCCTGGTCATTTACCTCGTCACCATCCTAGGCAACCTGGGCTTGATGGTGTTAATCCAACTGGATCCTCGCCTTCACACCCCCATGTATTTATTCCTCACCAACTTAGCCTTTGTGGACTTGTGCTACACCTCAAATGCAACCCCACAGATGCTGACTAATCTTTTCTCAGAGAAGAAGACCATCTCACTTGCTGGCTGCTTTGCACAGTGTTACACTTTCATAGCACTGCTCCTCTCTGAGCTTTACATGCTGGCAGCCATGGCCTATGACAGCTATGTGGCCATATGCGACCCTTTGCACTACAGTGTTAAGATGTCCAGGTGTGTCTGCTTGTGCTTGGCCACATTTCTTTATGCTTATGCCTTCTCAAATG TGTTCCAGGCCATCCTGACCTTCTGTTTCACCCTCTGTAGATCCAATGTCATCCACCATTTCTACTGTGCTGACCCACCACTCATTAACTTTCTTGCTGAtacttatgtcaaagagcatgCCATGCTCATATCAGCTGGTTTCGACCTTTCCAACTCCCTCACCATCACCCCGGTGTCTTATGACTTCATTATTGCCACCGTCCACAGGATCAAATCAGCAGAGGGAAGGCACAATGCATTCTCCACCTGTGGTTCCCACATGATGGGAGTAACCCTCTTTTATGGCACCCTCTTCTGCATGTATGTAAGACCACCCATAGAGCAGACTGTTGAAGAATCCAAAATCATAGCTGTCTTCTACACCTTTGTAAGTCCACTGCCTTATCCGTTGATCTATAGCCTGTGGAACAAAGATGTAAAACAGGCCTTGAAGAGAGTGCTCAGTAGAAATGTGGTCACTAAGACAGCAATGCCTCCAATTTTCAATAAACCATAA
- the LOC125117805 gene encoding olfactory receptor 1030-like, whose translation MLKNNYTAVTEFILLGLTDRPELQPLLFVVFLIIYLITVIGNVSMILLIRSDSKLHTPMYFFLSHLAFVDLCYTTTVTPQMLVHFLSKRKTISFLGCFIQFHFIIALVITDYYLLTVMAYDRYMAIGKPLLYGSKMSQSVCLALVAAPYIYGFANGLAQTILMLRLSFCGPNEINHFYCADPPLLVLACSDTYVKETAMFVVAGFNLTCSLTIILISYIFIFTAILHIRSAEGRRKAFSTCGSHLMAVTVFYGTLFCMYLRPPSEASVEQGKIVAVFYIFVSPMVNPLIYSLRNKDVKGAIRRMFQRKLFVK comes from the coding sequence ATGTTAAAGAACAACTACACAGCGGTGACTGAGTTTATTCTCCTGGGACTGACAGATCGACCTGAGTTGCAGCCTCTCCTTTTTGTGGTATTCCTCATCATCTACCTTATCACAGTAATCGGCAATGTCAGCATGATTTTATTAATCAGAAGTGACTCAAAACTTCACACTCcgatgtacttcttcctcagccaccttGCCTTTGTAGATCTCTGTTACACCACTACTGTCACTCCTCAGATGCTGGTTCATTTCTTATCCAAGAGAAAAACCATTTCCTTTCTTGGTTGCTTCATACAGTTCCACTTTATCATTGCCCTGGTGATCACAGATTATTATTTGCTCACAGTGATGGCTTATGACCGCTACATGGCCATTGGCAAACCCTTGCTCTATGGGAGCAAAATGTCCCAAAGTGTCTGCCTCGCTCTTGTTGCTGCTCCTTACATTTACGGCTTTGCCAATGGTCTAGCACAGACCATCCTGATGCTCCGCCTCTCCTTCTGTGGACCCAATGAAATCAACCACTTCTACTGTGCTGACCCACCTCTCTTAGTCCTGGCCTGCTCAGATACGTATGTCAAAGAGACTGCCATGTTTGTGGTGGCTGGTTTCAACCTCACCTGTTCTCTCACCATCATCCTCATctcctacatttttattttcacagctATTCTGCATATCCGCTCTGCCGAGGGGAGGCGCAAGGCTTTCTCCACCTGTGGGTCCCACCTGATGGCTGTCACTGTGTTTTATGGGACACTGTTCTGCATGTATCTGAGACCTCCTTCTGAGGCATCTGTAGAACAAGGGAAAATTGTAGCTGTTTTCTACATCTTTGTGAGTCCCATGGTAAACCCTTTGATCTATAGCCTTCGGAACAAAGATGTTAAAGGAGCAATAAGGAGAATGTTTCAAAGGAAATTGTTTGTCAAATAG